TGCCGTCTTTGTTGTCGTTTACGTGGAAGTATTCATTGTTGTATTCGTCACACAGGGTTTTATCTTCTGCGCCGGTAGGGTAGGTAATCTTCCACTGTTTGCAATTGCGCATCAGGTCTGACGGGATTTCGGCATTGCCGCCAGTGCCACCGCCGGTGTCACCACCGGGTGTGCCACTGTCGGCGACATTTTTGTACTCCCAGTGCTGATTGACATTGCTGTCGGAAGAATTCCACAGATAGATCATCTGGCGCTTGGCAGCGCCATTATTGCCATCGATTGAGTAAGACACACCACGTTTCTTGACCCGGTAAACCTCGGTGCCGGCATAGATTTTCACTTTGGAAAAGTGCTGGTTGTAGTCGTTGTTGTCGCAGGTTTGCAATGTGATAGCCTGGCGCTTGGCGCCGCCATTGCCGCCGTCCCAGCACAGGTTTGTGCCTTCTTTTTTATAAGAGTAATAACCGTTGCCCTGGTCAATCTGGACCCATTTCTGGTTTACGTTGCCGGTATTAGTCGGCCACAAATAAATTTGCTGGCCTTCAATGGCGCCGCCATTGCCATCGATGGAGTAGCCGGTGCCGTATTTTTCGATTACAAACGTGGCTGCGCCCGCAAGGGAAGCCATACCGGTGAAGGCAAAGAGGCTGAGATACTTTGTTACTTTCATTGCGCTTGGAAATGTTATTTTCATTATGTTGTTCTCATGGTTATACCCGCCAGGTCAGCTGCAACTGGCATCGGGCGATTGCAATAACGGCCGTCATTACCTCGGTATTCACCTCTCCGTCGGCTGGCCAGGCAGGCGGGACTGCAGGTACCTCTGAATCTGGATACTCGAGCAGAGCGCGTCGAGCAGGGGCGTTTCGTTATATATAATTGGGCGCCCAAAATACTTTTTGTGTCTGATTTTATCTTAGGGTTGATCGGGGGTTTGCGCAATTGGTTGTCTCTATCTTGCTAATTGGTATGACAATGTTTTTTTGCCTGATTAGATTAAATATATTTAAAAACAGATATATAGGTTTAAATTGCTCATCAGATGCGTTGTTTTTTACACCCTTATTGGTCTGAACTATCGTACCTGTTTTTATTATTGGTCAGATGGTTTGGGCGGAGAGGTTAAAAGTTGGTGGGGTCGTCAGGGGCGTTGGTACACGCTTGCCCAGTGCCTGCACAGTCCGGTATTCATGTTGATTCTCTACAGGGTCAGACATTCAGGGCGTGGATTTCATCGGGCTATGTGGGATACCGCTTAATGCCAAAGCGGCTTCAAGTTGTGGTACATTTTCGATCCTCAAATTCTGGTTGCCGTCTTCATTTCCCGTTTGAAATGTTCGTTTGGTCTTCGCACTTCAGTTAATGAATTGTTGCTGTGAAGGGCGCATTTTTAGCAGGTTTGTCATTTGGTGCCGGTTATAAAACAGCGTGAAAAAAGGAGCCAAAATGGCTGCGAATGAAAAAGCGGCAGTAGTTGATGCCGAAAACGGAAAGCGCGGCTGGTTTACCCGTTTTCTCGATACCGTTGAATACCTGGGTAACCTGCTGCCACATCCTGTGACCTTGTTTGCCTGTTTCGCGGTAGCCGTGGTGTTTGGCAGTGGGATTGCGTCCTATTTTGAGGTGAGTGCCGTCGATCCGCGGCCAGAGGGCGCTGCGGGGCGTGCGGCAGATGGCGTCATCCGGGTGGTGAACCTGCTGAGCGTTGACGGGCTGCAGCGGATTGTCTCCAACCTGGTAACCAACTTCACCGGCTTTCCCCCACTGGGCGTAGTGTTGGTGGCATTGCTGGGCGTGAGCCTGGCCGAACATTCCGGACTCATTTCTGCCGCCATGCGCGGCTTGGTCATGGGCGCGTCCCGTCGCATGGTGACAGTGACGGTCGTGTTCGCCGGCATTGTGTCCAATACCGCATCTGAGTTGGGTTACGTGGTGTTGATCCCCATGGCGGCGGTGATCTTCCACTCGCTCGGCCGGCACCCGTTGGCGGGGCTGGCAGCGGCGTTTGCCGGCGTGTCCGGTGGTTACA
This region of Simiduia agarivorans SA1 = DSM 21679 genomic DNA includes:
- a CDS encoding polysaccharide lyase family 7 protein yields the protein MKITFPSAMKVTKYLSLFAFTGMASLAGAATFVIEKYGTGYSIDGNGGAIEGQQIYLWPTNTGNVNQKWVQIDQGNGYYSYKKEGTNLCWDGGNGGAKRQAITLQTCDNNDYNQHFSKVKIYAGTEVYRVKKRGVSYSIDGNNGAAKRQMIYLWNSSDSNVNQHWEYKNVADSGTPGGDTGGGTGGNAEIPSDLMRNCKQWKITYPTGAEDKTLCDEYNNEYFHVNDNKDGIVFFAPIRNSNGTTPNSSYIRSELRERTTDGSSDIYWTTSGTHVIYVKQAITHLPIVKPHLVATQIHGDKSAGIDDAMVLRLENQHLFLSFNGGVLRSDHTIKTNYSLGKVHEVIFEVINGKHYVYYSEDGKLEAAYKAGNASAYLVKDGSNNYVMNKSYDQAYFKVGNYTQSNPDKEGSQTGNANNYGEVVVYDFWVEHK